In a genomic window of Nomascus leucogenys isolate Asia chromosome 4, Asia_NLE_v1, whole genome shotgun sequence:
- the NDUFV2 gene encoding NADH dehydrogenase [ubiquinone] flavoprotein 2, mitochondrial — MFFSAALRARAAGLIAHWGRHVRSLHKTAMQNGAGGALFVHRDTPENNPDTPFDFTPENYKRIEAIVKNYPEGHKAAAVLPILDLAQRQNGWLPISAMNKVAEVLQVPPMRVYEVATFYTMYNRKPVGKYHIQVCTTTPCMLRNSDSILEAIQKKLGIKVGETTPDKLFTLIEVECLGACVNAPMVQINDNYYEDLTPKDIEEIIDELKAGKIPKPGPRSGRFSCEPAGGLTSLTEPPKGPGFGVQAGL, encoded by the exons ATGTTCTTCTCCGCGGCGCTCCGGGCCCGGGCGGCTGGCCTCATCGCCCACTGG ggaAGACATGTAAGGAGTTTGCATAAAACAGCTATGCAAAATGGAGCTGGAGGAGCTTTATTTGTG CACAGAGATACTCCTGAGAATAACCCTGATACTCCATTTGATTTCACACCAGAAAACTATAAG AGGATAGAGGCAATTGTAAAAAACTATCCAGAAGGCCATAAAGCAGCAGCTGTTCTTCCAATCCTGGATTTAGCCCAAAGGCAGAATGGGTGGTTGCCCATCTCTGCTATGAACAAG GTTGCAGAAGTTTTACAAGTACCTCCAATGAGAGTATATGAAGTAGCAACTTTTTATACAATGTATAATCGAAAGCCAGTTGGAAAGTATCACATTCAGGTCTGCACTACTACACCCTGCATGCTTCGAAACTCTGACAGCATACTGGAGGCCATTCAGAAAAAGCTTG gaataAAGGTTGGGGAGACTACACCTGACAAACTTTTCACTCTTATAGAAGTGGAATGTTTAGGGGCCTGTGTGAACGCACCAATGGTTCAAATAAATGACAATTACTAT gaggATTTGACACCTAAGGATATTGAAGAAATTATTGATGAGCTCAAGGCTGGCAAAATCCCAAAACCTGGGCCAAG gAGTGGACGCTTCTCTTGTGAGCCAGCTGGAGGTCTTACCTCTTTGACTGAACCACCCAAGGGACCTGGATTTGGTGTACAAGCAGGCCTTTAA